In Bosea vestrisii, the following are encoded in one genomic region:
- a CDS encoding ABC transporter permease: MTTTTLGRTKNRPVKMDQARAVLITRIGIVVVLLAIWEVAARSGLLYRDVVPSLLLIARALARLLVEPTFYANLGVTAGEVALAILIGGGGGVAVGILLGTNRFLQRAYEPLLHYLGPTPKIIFFPLLIMWFGVGPGSKVAMGALSSFFPVAISVAAAMREIDTVLIRVGLSFRLNVGQMISKIYLPAMRAPVINGLRIGLGVAIIGTLLAETKLANQGLGYAVIQTYATFDMPRMYALLIVVFLLAVGVNVVLGRYTELRSTGRPSDAH; the protein is encoded by the coding sequence ATGACGACAACGACCCTCGGCCGGACAAAAAACCGGCCGGTGAAGATGGACCAGGCACGGGCAGTGCTGATCACGCGGATCGGCATCGTCGTGGTACTTCTGGCGATCTGGGAGGTCGCAGCGCGCTCGGGGTTGCTCTATCGCGACGTCGTGCCGTCGCTGCTCCTCATCGCGCGCGCGCTCGCCCGTCTCCTGGTCGAGCCGACCTTCTACGCCAATCTCGGCGTCACCGCCGGCGAGGTCGCGCTCGCGATCCTGATCGGCGGCGGCGGTGGGGTCGCCGTCGGCATTCTGCTCGGGACCAACCGTTTCCTGCAGCGTGCCTATGAACCGCTGCTGCACTATCTCGGGCCAACCCCGAAGATCATTTTCTTTCCGCTGCTGATCATGTGGTTCGGCGTCGGGCCGGGTTCCAAGGTCGCGATGGGGGCGCTGTCCTCGTTCTTTCCGGTCGCGATCAGCGTCGCCGCGGCGATGCGCGAGATCGACACCGTGCTGATCCGGGTCGGCCTCAGCTTCCGGCTCAATGTCGGGCAGATGATCTCCAAGATCTACCTGCCGGCAATGCGCGCACCGGTCATCAACGGCCTGCGCATCGGGCTCGGCGTCGCCATCATCGGCACGCTGCTGGCTGAGACCAAACTCGCCAATCAGGGGCTGGGCTACGCGGTGATCCAGACCTATGCGACCTTCGACATGCCGCGCATGTACGCGCTGCTGATCGTCGTCTTCCTGCTGGCCGTCGGCGTGAACGTGGTGCTCGGGCGCTATACGGAGCTGCGTAGCACCGGGCGCCCCTCGGATGCGCACTGA
- a CDS encoding DMT family transporter, whose translation MRTEPVGGTVPAAKQQVAIPRAAYWLAMLPPLFWSGNFLVARLMRESIPPVQMSFWRWTLALLILLPFCWRPIVASWPRIRSNIPFLALLGAIGVTAFNCFVYAALHYTPVANAALVNSLLPVVTFLLAYLILKQSLTRQQLAGIALSLCGAVLVICRGDPRMLLNVALNRGDILVFAGMSCWALYTVLIRWRPAGLPAMAFLGVTVFFGVLFHLPAVAWEYAAQGGFQLTMATAGALIYFALFPSILAYIFWNRSVAALGPGRTGMFMHLLPPTSAALGFIVLGEQIAWFHLAGFTIIVLGIWLVTSAPRKA comes from the coding sequence ATGCGCACTGAACCTGTCGGCGGGACTGTCCCAGCTGCGAAGCAGCAGGTCGCTATCCCGCGCGCGGCCTATTGGCTGGCGATGCTGCCGCCGCTGTTCTGGTCGGGCAATTTCCTGGTCGCACGGCTGATGCGCGAGTCGATTCCGCCCGTGCAGATGTCGTTCTGGCGCTGGACTCTCGCCCTTCTCATCCTGCTCCCGTTCTGCTGGCGGCCGATCGTCGCTTCCTGGCCGCGCATCCGCAGCAATATCCCATTCCTCGCGTTGCTGGGCGCGATCGGCGTCACCGCATTCAACTGCTTCGTCTACGCGGCGCTGCACTACACGCCGGTCGCCAACGCAGCGCTGGTCAATTCCCTGCTCCCCGTCGTGACCTTCCTGCTGGCCTATCTGATCCTGAAGCAGAGCCTGACGCGGCAGCAGCTTGCCGGGATCGCGCTTTCGCTCTGCGGGGCGGTTCTGGTGATCTGCCGCGGGGACCCAAGGATGCTTCTGAACGTCGCGCTCAACCGGGGCGATATTCTGGTCTTCGCCGGCATGAGTTGCTGGGCGTTGTACACCGTGCTGATCCGCTGGCGGCCAGCAGGGCTGCCAGCGATGGCGTTCCTCGGCGTGACCGTGTTCTTCGGCGTCCTGTTCCATCTGCCGGCCGTCGCCTGGGAGTACGCAGCGCAGGGCGGCTTCCAGCTCACCATGGCGACCGCCGGCGCGTTGATCTATTTCGCGCTCTTCCCCTCGATCTTGGCCTACATCTTCTGGAACCGCTCGGTCGCCGCCCTGGGCCCCGGCAGGACCGGCATGTTCATGCATCTCCTGCCGCCGACCAGCGCTGCGCTGGGCTTCATCGTGCTCGGCGAGCAGATCGCCTGGTTCCACCTCGCAGGCTTCACCATCATCGTTCTCGGCATCTGGCTCGTCACATCGGCGCCACGCAAAGCGTGA
- a CDS encoding DUF4287 domain-containing protein: MTVEKVKGPASYFPSIEKTYGQPIGHWLAVLAGLGDKKHAEMIAVLKSEHGMGHGHANALVAHHRSTGAGS; the protein is encoded by the coding sequence ATGACTGTCGAAAAAGTAAAAGGCCCCGCGTCCTATTTTCCGTCCATCGAAAAGACCTATGGACAGCCGATCGGCCACTGGCTCGCGGTCCTCGCCGGTCTCGGCGACAAGAAGCACGCGGAGATGATTGCGGTGCTGAAGTCGGAGCACGGGATGGGGCATGGGCACGCCAACGCCCTTGTGGCACACCATCGGTCTACGGGCGCTGGCAGCTAG